From the Entomomonas sp. E2T0 genome, one window contains:
- a CDS encoding YbeD family protein, translating into MTNQEPPKIEFPCENYGIKVIGDAHDEFKQLVVDIIRKHAPDFDESTITDQYSSNGKYHSLRMSITATGIPQLQAIHDDLKATGRVHMVL; encoded by the coding sequence ATGACCAATCAAGAACCACCTAAAATTGAGTTTCCTTGTGAAAATTATGGCATTAAAGTCATTGGTGATGCCCATGATGAGTTTAAGCAATTAGTGGTTGATATTATTCGTAAACATGCCCCTGACTTTGATGAATCAACCATCACTGATCAATACAGCAGCAATGGTAAATACCACTCATTACGTATGTCTATCACAGCTACAGGTATTCCTCAGCTACAAGCCATTCATGATGACTTAAAGGCAACAGGACGTGTTCATATGGTATTGTAA
- a CDS encoding D-alanyl-D-alanine carboxypeptidase family protein, whose translation MKITQFIQRFTLSATFLFSACFAHAQEITPAPPQLAAKSYVLIDAATGQVLINNNGDQRLPPASLTKLMTAYLATLEMKKGQVRPTDLVTISEKAWRTGGSKMFIEVGKKVSLEDLLHGIIIQSGNDASVAVAEYLAGSEDVFAQLMNKTAQQLGMNNSHFMNATGLPNPDHYSSAHDMGILARAIIYEDPAHYAIYSQKEFLWNNIKQPNRNLLLWRDNTVDGLKTGHTEEAGFCMVASAKRNDLRLIAVLFGTANEKARAEETQKLLTYGFRFYENRTFYKKGDQLSSLKVWKGAASEVQAGLAQDISLTLLRNQFTGLHAQVTTAKQLIAPVKAGQVVGKVEIKTANNQVIYSTDLVALQTVEPGGFFKRIWDSIVLFFKGLFN comes from the coding sequence ATGAAAATAACCCAATTTATCCAACGTTTTACATTATCAGCCACGTTTCTATTCAGTGCTTGCTTTGCTCATGCCCAAGAAATCACCCCTGCACCACCGCAGCTAGCAGCTAAATCCTATGTATTAATAGATGCTGCAACAGGGCAAGTGTTAATTAATAATAATGGTGACCAACGTTTACCTCCTGCAAGCTTAACTAAACTAATGACCGCTTATTTGGCTACTTTAGAAATGAAAAAAGGCCAAGTTAGACCTACAGACTTAGTGACTATCAGTGAGAAAGCATGGCGTACTGGTGGTTCTAAAATGTTTATTGAAGTAGGTAAAAAAGTATCATTAGAAGACCTTTTGCATGGCATTATTATTCAATCAGGTAATGATGCTAGCGTTGCAGTTGCAGAATACTTAGCTGGTAGTGAAGATGTGTTTGCACAACTTATGAATAAAACTGCTCAACAACTAGGAATGAATAACTCACACTTTATGAATGCAACTGGTCTTCCCAACCCAGATCACTACTCTTCTGCACATGATATGGGCATCCTAGCTAGAGCCATTATCTATGAAGACCCTGCACACTATGCAATTTATAGCCAAAAAGAGTTTCTTTGGAACAATATCAAGCAACCTAACCGTAACCTTTTACTATGGAGAGATAATACAGTAGATGGTTTAAAAACAGGTCACACAGAAGAAGCGGGATTCTGTATGGTAGCTTCTGCTAAACGTAATGATCTACGTTTAATTGCAGTATTATTTGGCACTGCAAACGAGAAAGCACGTGCAGAAGAAACACAAAAACTATTAACCTATGGTTTCCGTTTCTATGAAAACAGAACTTTCTATAAGAAAGGTGATCAGTTATCCAGTCTAAAAGTTTGGAAAGGTGCTGCTTCTGAAGTACAAGCAGGTTTAGCACAAGATATTTCATTAACATTGCTAAGAAATCAGTTTACAGGCTTACATGCTCAAGTAACCACAGCAAAACAATTAATTGCTCCTGTTAAGGCAGGACAAGTAGTAGGTAAAGTAGAAATTAAAACAGCGAACAATCAAGTTATTTATAGTACTGATTTAGTGGCTTTACAAACTGTAGAACCAGGTGGTTTCTTTAAACGTATATGGGATAGCATTGTATTATTCTTTAAAGGGTTATTTAACTAA
- a CDS encoding efflux RND transporter periplasmic adaptor subunit, with protein MKQGKKITISILVLIAIVTAIYFLFFNKKEQISYLTEKVVIGNIKRTVNTTGEIGAKQIVTVGAQVSGQIQKLYVSLGQQIKKGDMIAEIDSTTQENELNINKAKLESYKTQLEAKKIALVVAQKKYNREKSLKAKNATSDENLDSANDALATAKANVADLESLIIQTQISVNTAETNLGYTKIVAPFDGTIVSVPVEEGQTVNSNQTTPTIVQIADLSKMEIKMQISEGDITKIKPGMEVTYTILSEPTKIFKGQLDTLDPGLTTLTAGTYTGTTDSSTAVYYYGNLVVPNEEGTLRIGMTTQNTITIASKDNVLIVPTITLNTVGDKNYVYTLEAGNKVVEKEVTVGLSDSMNTEIISGLKEGEKVISAQMASTEITAASSKNTRMRL; from the coding sequence ATGAAACAGGGGAAAAAAATCACCATTTCTATATTGGTATTAATAGCTATAGTCACTGCTATTTATTTTCTTTTTTTTAATAAAAAAGAACAAATAAGCTATCTCACAGAAAAAGTAGTTATCGGCAATATTAAACGTACCGTTAATACCACAGGTGAAATAGGTGCCAAACAAATTGTAACCGTTGGTGCGCAAGTTTCTGGTCAAATACAAAAGCTCTATGTCTCCTTAGGGCAACAGATTAAAAAAGGTGACATGATTGCAGAGATTGACTCTACTACCCAAGAAAATGAGCTTAATATCAATAAAGCTAAATTAGAGTCATACAAAACTCAATTAGAAGCTAAGAAAATAGCCTTAGTCGTTGCGCAAAAGAAATATAATCGTGAAAAAAGCTTAAAAGCTAAAAATGCTACTTCTGATGAAAATTTAGACAGTGCTAATGACGCGTTAGCAACAGCCAAAGCAAATGTTGCTGATTTAGAATCGTTAATCATACAAACCCAAATCTCAGTAAATACAGCTGAAACTAACTTAGGTTATACCAAAATAGTGGCTCCTTTTGATGGTACGATAGTTTCTGTACCTGTTGAAGAAGGTCAAACCGTTAACTCTAATCAAACTACCCCAACAATAGTACAGATTGCTGATTTGAGTAAAATGGAAATCAAGATGCAAATCTCTGAAGGAGATATCACTAAAATAAAGCCTGGTATGGAAGTAACTTATACAATTCTTTCTGAACCTACTAAAATCTTTAAAGGCCAACTAGACACTCTAGACCCAGGTCTAACTACGTTAACTGCTGGGACTTATACAGGTACCACAGATTCTAGTACTGCTGTTTACTACTATGGTAATTTAGTAGTGCCTAATGAAGAAGGTACACTACGCATCGGTATGACCACCCAAAACACTATCACTATTGCTAGTAAAGATAATGTCCTCATAGTACCTACCATTACACTCAACACAGTTGGCGATAAAAACTATGTCTATACTTTAGAAGCAGGTAATAAGGTAGTAGAAAAAGAAGTGACGGTAGGTCTATCAGACAGTATGAACACAGAAATCATCTCTGGCCTTAAAGAAGGTGAAAAGGTTATTTCAGCCCAAATGGCTAGTACAGAAATAACTGCCGCCAGCAGTAAAAATACCAGAATGAGGTTATAA
- the rfaC gene encoding lipopolysaccharide heptosyltransferase RfaC, translating to MRVLLIKTSSLGDVIHTLPALTDAKRAIPDIQFDWVVEENFAEIPCWHPAVNEVIPVAIRRWRKNLWQTWKSGEWKAFKQRIRAYKYDLVIDAQGLLKSAWLTRYVKAPVAGLDKQSAREPMASRFYHNAYSVAWGQHAVERVRQLFAQALNYPLPATLGDYGLDRQRVIGDLQDNDPYLVFLHGTTWDTKHWPEYYWRQLAEILNKQNIDIKLPWGNEKEKLRAEQIAKDLVNVEVLPKLNLKGIASVLAAAKACVAVDTGLGHLAAALDTPTISLFGPTNPELTGSYGKDQIHLIGKYPACIPCLKKECTYQPTEQDKQQFDLNRELPICFTQVNPQQVINHLSPLLNKKPIV from the coding sequence ATGCGAGTTTTATTAATTAAAACCTCTTCGCTGGGTGATGTAATCCACACTTTACCTGCTTTAACTGATGCTAAAAGAGCAATTCCTGATATTCAATTTGATTGGGTGGTAGAGGAAAACTTTGCTGAAATACCCTGTTGGCACCCTGCGGTTAACGAAGTGATTCCTGTAGCTATTAGACGCTGGCGCAAGAACCTTTGGCAAACATGGAAAAGTGGCGAATGGAAAGCATTTAAGCAACGTATACGGGCTTATAAATATGACTTAGTGATAGATGCTCAAGGTTTATTAAAAAGTGCTTGGTTAACCCGCTATGTAAAAGCGCCAGTAGCAGGTTTAGATAAACAATCAGCTAGAGAACCAATGGCTAGTCGTTTTTATCATAATGCTTATTCTGTTGCTTGGGGACAACATGCTGTTGAACGAGTACGTCAGCTATTTGCACAAGCTTTAAATTATCCATTACCAGCAACATTAGGTGATTATGGTTTAGATCGCCAGCGAGTAATAGGAGATTTACAAGACAATGATCCTTACTTAGTGTTTTTACATGGTACTACTTGGGATACAAAACATTGGCCAGAATATTATTGGCGACAATTGGCAGAAATACTAAATAAGCAAAATATTGATATTAAATTACCTTGGGGCAATGAGAAAGAGAAGTTAAGAGCTGAGCAGATAGCAAAAGATTTAGTTAATGTGGAAGTTTTACCAAAATTAAATCTAAAAGGTATAGCGAGTGTTTTGGCAGCAGCTAAAGCTTGTGTAGCAGTTGATACTGGCTTGGGGCATTTGGCAGCAGCGTTGGATACTCCCACTATTTCTTTATTTGGCCCTACTAATCCTGAGTTGACAGGTTCTTATGGTAAAGATCAAATTCATTTAATCGGCAAGTACCCTGCTTGTATTCCTTGTTTAAAGAAAGAGTGTACTTATCAGCCTACTGAGCAGGATAAACAGCAATTTGATCTGAATAGAGAGTTACCTATTTGTTTTACACAGGTAAATCCACAACAAGTTATTAATCATTTATCCCCATTACTTAATAAAAAACCCATCGTTTAA
- the waaF gene encoding lipopolysaccharide heptosyltransferase II: MKILVVGPSWVGDMVMAQTLFMCLREEHPDCAIDVLAPEWSRPILERMPEVREALSFPLGHGALDIKIRKQIGRSLQGKYDQAIVLPNSLKSALVPYFAKIAKRTGWKGEMRYILLNDIRKLDKTLYPLMIERFMALAYPKGEVLVHPYPKPHLEIDPTSQQQALTIFNLQKDKPILALCPGAEFGEAKKWPAEYYAKVAEDKIAAGWQVWIFGSKNDYPVGETIRNLLPNEQQKHLYNLAGQTSLAQAIDLLACVSAVVTNDSGLMHVAAALNRPIVAVYGSTSPQFTPPLADQVEIVRLGLDCSPCFQRTCKFGHYNCLKQLKPESVETALDKLIHVKQVD, translated from the coding sequence ATGAAAATTCTAGTTGTTGGCCCTTCTTGGGTAGGTGACATGGTGATGGCGCAAACACTATTTATGTGTTTGCGTGAAGAACATCCAGATTGTGCTATCGATGTATTAGCGCCAGAGTGGAGTAGACCTATTTTAGAACGTATGCCAGAAGTACGAGAAGCGCTGTCTTTTCCTTTAGGGCATGGTGCATTAGATATTAAAATCCGTAAACAAATAGGGCGTTCATTACAAGGTAAATATGATCAAGCGATTGTATTACCTAATTCACTTAAATCTGCGCTAGTACCTTATTTTGCTAAAATTGCTAAACGTACAGGTTGGAAAGGGGAAATGCGGTATATCTTGTTAAATGATATTCGCAAACTCGATAAAACACTTTACCCTCTTATGATTGAACGTTTTATGGCGCTCGCTTATCCAAAAGGAGAGGTTTTAGTCCATCCTTACCCTAAACCTCATTTGGAAATTGATCCTACCTCTCAACAACAAGCATTAACTATCTTTAATTTGCAAAAAGATAAACCGATATTAGCTCTTTGCCCTGGTGCGGAGTTTGGTGAGGCGAAGAAATGGCCTGCTGAGTATTATGCTAAAGTGGCTGAAGATAAAATAGCAGCAGGTTGGCAAGTATGGATATTTGGATCTAAAAATGATTATCCAGTAGGTGAAACCATCCGTAATCTTTTACCGAATGAACAGCAAAAGCATTTATATAATCTAGCAGGGCAAACAAGTTTGGCACAGGCTATAGATTTATTAGCTTGTGTTAGTGCGGTGGTTACTAATGACTCTGGGTTAATGCATGTAGCTGCTGCTTTAAATCGTCCAATTGTGGCGGTATATGGCTCAACCTCACCGCAGTTTACCCCTCCGTTAGCTGACCAAGTAGAGATAGTTCGTTTAGGATTAGATTGTAGCCCTTGTTTTCAACGTACTTGTAAGTTTGGTCATTACAATTGTCTAAAGCAATTAAAGCCAGAGTCAGTCGAAACAGCATTGGATAAGTTAATTCATGTTAAACAGGTGGATTAG
- a CDS encoding MacB family efflux pump subunit, translated as MNMTMIEVKNLNKYFGEGNNRVHILKDINLEIEKGDFIAIIGQSGSGKSTLMNVLGCLDTPTSGSYAIDGIKTEEMDHNELAKMRSKKFGFIFQRYNLLSTLTAENNVALPAVYLGLDYNQRSKRAKEILTSLGLSDKTQNKPNELSGGQQQRVSIARALMNGGEIILADEPTGALDSKSGEMVMEILQDLHKQGHTIILVTHDAHIANFANRVIEIKDGIIVSDQRKADDIVKTEAAKPTKERNSFMFYKDQFIESFKMSVQAIIAHKMRSMLTMLGIIIGIASVVSVVALGRGSQEKILTDINSMGTNTINIYPGKGFGDMRSGRVKTLTVDDSDVLAKQSYLTSSTPVSSASGVLVYGNISVNGQLSGVSEQYFDVKGLEIKQGRFFNKQDVQNNSSVVVIDPNTQKKLFTNGENPIGKVVVLNKKPLEIIGVTKEQKTVFGNSDSLNLWSPYTTVMNKITGQRYISSITVKVRDDISSQVAEKNLTKLLTVKHGTQDFFTQNTDSIKQTIESTTNTMTLLISCIALISLVVGGIGVMNIMLVSVTERTKEIGIRMAIGARQHNILEQFLIEAVLICLIGGLLGISLSYVIGFVFNHLVTGFAMSFSASSIILALGCSSLIGIIFGFMPARNASQLNPIEALSRD; from the coding sequence ATAAATATGACAATGATAGAAGTTAAAAACCTCAATAAATATTTTGGAGAAGGTAATAATCGTGTTCATATCCTGAAAGATATTAACCTTGAGATAGAAAAAGGTGACTTCATTGCAATCATAGGACAATCAGGATCAGGCAAATCTACTCTTATGAATGTGCTTGGTTGTTTAGATACACCTACTTCTGGTTCTTATGCTATCGATGGCATAAAAACGGAAGAAATGGATCATAATGAACTTGCCAAAATGCGTAGTAAAAAATTTGGCTTTATCTTTCAACGTTATAACCTGTTAAGTACTTTAACTGCAGAAAATAATGTGGCTCTGCCTGCTGTTTACTTAGGCTTAGACTACAACCAACGCTCCAAACGAGCTAAGGAAATACTCACTAGCTTAGGATTAAGCGATAAAACCCAAAACAAACCTAATGAACTCTCTGGTGGCCAACAACAGCGCGTGAGTATTGCTCGTGCGTTAATGAATGGTGGCGAAATTATTCTCGCTGATGAACCAACAGGCGCACTGGATTCTAAAAGTGGTGAAATGGTCATGGAGATTTTGCAAGACCTCCATAAACAAGGCCATACCATTATTTTAGTCACCCATGATGCGCATATTGCCAATTTTGCTAATCGTGTTATAGAAATTAAAGATGGCATTATCGTCAGTGATCAACGTAAAGCTGATGATATTGTAAAAACAGAGGCCGCCAAGCCAACCAAAGAACGTAATAGTTTTATGTTCTATAAAGACCAATTTATAGAGTCTTTTAAAATGTCTGTACAAGCAATCATAGCTCATAAAATGCGCTCTATGCTCACTATGCTTGGTATTATTATAGGTATAGCTTCTGTTGTATCTGTTGTTGCGCTGGGCCGTGGCTCACAGGAAAAAATCCTAACTGATATCAACTCCATGGGTACTAACACTATCAATATCTATCCTGGTAAAGGCTTTGGTGATATGAGATCAGGTAGAGTTAAAACCTTAACAGTAGATGACTCTGATGTATTAGCTAAGCAAAGTTATTTGACCAGCTCAACCCCTGTTAGCTCTGCTAGTGGCGTTTTAGTCTATGGTAATATCTCAGTAAATGGTCAACTAAGCGGTGTAAGTGAACAATACTTTGATGTAAAAGGCTTAGAGATAAAACAAGGCCGTTTCTTTAACAAACAGGATGTACAAAACAACAGCTCCGTAGTTGTTATTGACCCTAATACACAGAAGAAACTTTTTACTAATGGCGAAAACCCTATAGGGAAGGTTGTTGTGCTTAATAAAAAGCCATTAGAAATAATAGGTGTAACTAAAGAACAAAAAACTGTTTTTGGTAATAGTGACAGCCTTAACTTATGGTCACCTTATACCACCGTAATGAATAAAATTACAGGGCAACGTTATATCAGCTCTATCACGGTAAAAGTAAGAGATGATATAAGCTCCCAAGTGGCAGAAAAGAACTTAACCAAACTACTTACTGTTAAGCATGGTACACAAGATTTCTTTACCCAAAATACTGACAGCATTAAACAAACCATAGAAAGCACCACCAACACAATGACTCTGCTGATTTCTTGTATTGCATTAATATCGCTAGTAGTAGGTGGCATAGGTGTAATGAATATTATGCTAGTATCTGTAACAGAACGTACCAAAGAAATTGGTATTCGTATGGCGATAGGCGCAAGACAACACAATATCCTAGAGCAATTTCTTATTGAAGCGGTATTGATCTGTTTAATAGGTGGTTTATTGGGTATTAGTCTTTCTTACGTAATAGGCTTTGTTTTCAACCATTTAGTTACTGGCTTTGCCATGTCATTTTCTGCTAGTTCAATCATCCTAGCGTTAGGTTGCTCTTCGCTGATTGGTATTATTTTTGGTTTTATGCCAGCCCGTAATGCCTCCCAACTCAACCCTATAGAAGCACTTTCCAGAGATTGA
- the lipA gene encoding lipoyl synthase: MTMQSESPNTPKKAVQGVKLKGADKVARIPVKVIPTTELPKKPDWIRVRIPATPEVERVKTLLRKHRLHSVCEEATCPNLGECFASGTATFMIMGDICTRRCPFCDVGHGRPNPLDADEPKNLAIAIADLGLRYVVITSVDRDDLRDGGAQHFADCLREIRKLSPSIQLETLVPDYRGRMEIALDITATEPPDVFNHNLETVPRLYKSSRPGSDFEWSLDLLQNFKKRVPHIPTKSGLMLGLGETDEEIIEVMERLREHEVDMLTLGQYLQPSKNHLPVQRFVHPDTFEWFAEQGKKMGFKNVASGALVRSSYHADQQAHGKKVS, encoded by the coding sequence ATGACTATGCAAAGCGAATCACCTAACACTCCTAAAAAAGCTGTACAGGGTGTTAAATTAAAGGGGGCTGATAAAGTAGCTAGAATCCCTGTAAAAGTTATTCCTACCACTGAACTTCCTAAAAAACCTGATTGGATACGTGTTCGTATTCCAGCTACACCAGAAGTGGAAAGAGTTAAAACATTACTTCGTAAGCACCGTTTACACAGTGTTTGTGAAGAGGCCACTTGTCCTAACCTAGGTGAATGCTTTGCTTCAGGTACAGCAACCTTTATGATTATGGGTGATATCTGTACTCGTCGCTGTCCTTTCTGCGATGTTGGACATGGCCGTCCTAATCCACTTGATGCAGATGAACCTAAAAATCTAGCCATTGCTATTGCTGATTTAGGTTTACGCTATGTTGTTATCACTTCTGTAGACCGTGATGATTTGCGTGATGGTGGTGCCCAACATTTTGCTGATTGCCTAAGAGAAATCCGTAAATTATCACCCTCTATACAGCTAGAAACGTTAGTACCTGACTATCGTGGCCGTATGGAGATTGCTTTAGATATTACAGCAACAGAACCACCTGACGTGTTTAACCATAACTTGGAAACTGTACCTCGTTTATATAAATCATCACGTCCAGGTTCTGATTTTGAATGGTCATTAGATTTACTACAAAACTTTAAAAAACGTGTACCTCATATCCCTACTAAATCAGGTTTAATGTTAGGCCTTGGTGAAACAGATGAAGAAATTATTGAGGTAATGGAAAGGTTAAGGGAGCATGAAGTAGATATGCTAACCCTAGGCCAATACTTACAACCTTCAAAAAATCACTTACCTGTACAACGCTTCGTACACCCAGACACCTTTGAATGGTTTGCAGAACAAGGCAAAAAAATGGGCTTTAAAAACGTTGCGTCTGGTGCTTTAGTCCGTTCTTCTTATCATGCAGACCAACAGGCACATGGTAAAAAAGTAAGCTAA
- the bfr gene encoding bacterioferritin, translated as MRGNPEVIDYLNKLLTGELAARDQYFIHSRMYDDWDFKKLYERLNHEMEEETDHADQIMRRILFLEGKPNMRPDEINIGTTVPEMLEFDLRLELHVRQALVDGIKLCEEKGDFVSRDMLRNQLKDTEEDHAYWLEKQLGLIEKMGLENYHQSQV; from the coding sequence ATGCGTGGTAATCCTGAAGTTATCGATTATTTAAATAAACTACTAACAGGTGAACTGGCTGCTCGTGACCAATATTTTATTCATTCCAGAATGTATGATGACTGGGATTTTAAGAAATTATATGAACGTCTTAATCATGAAATGGAAGAAGAAACTGATCATGCAGACCAGATTATGCGACGTATTCTCTTCTTAGAGGGCAAACCAAATATGCGTCCTGATGAAATTAATATTGGGACAACTGTACCTGAAATGCTAGAGTTTGATTTACGATTAGAGCTACATGTACGCCAAGCATTAGTTGATGGTATTAAACTCTGTGAAGAAAAAGGTGATTTTGTAAGCCGTGACATGCTCCGTAATCAATTAAAAGATACCGAAGAAGACCATGCTTACTGGTTAGAAAAACAACTTGGTTTAATTGAAAAGATGGGTTTGGAAAATTACCATCAATCCCAAGTGTAA
- the lipB gene encoding lipoyl(octanoyl) transferase LipB, with protein MSADSLIIRELGIQPYEAVWHSMQDFTNNRTEQTQDEVWLLQHEPVFTQGTAGKAEHLLMPGDIPVVQSDRGGQVTYHGPGQLIGYLMIDVKRHHLGPRTLVTAIENSLIDLLTSYGIKSYAKADAPGVYVDDAKIASLGLRIRRNASFHGFALNAQMNLEPFSRINPCGYAGMRMTQLSDFIGDVDFDDLIKRVIAQFVNKLAYSQVNYLSVKE; from the coding sequence ATGAGTGCAGATTCACTTATTATTCGTGAGTTAGGCATACAGCCCTATGAAGCTGTATGGCACTCCATGCAAGATTTTACCAATAACCGAACAGAGCAAACCCAAGATGAGGTTTGGTTATTGCAACATGAACCTGTTTTCACCCAAGGCACAGCAGGTAAAGCAGAACATTTGCTAATGCCAGGTGATATTCCTGTTGTACAATCAGATCGAGGTGGGCAAGTAACCTATCATGGCCCTGGTCAATTGATTGGTTACTTAATGATCGATGTCAAGCGCCACCATTTAGGCCCTAGAACACTAGTAACCGCTATCGAAAATAGTTTAATTGATCTACTAACTTCTTATGGTATTAAGTCATATGCTAAAGCAGATGCACCAGGAGTCTATGTAGATGATGCAAAAATAGCTTCATTAGGCTTAAGAATCCGTCGTAATGCTTCATTCCATGGTTTTGCATTGAATGCTCAAATGAACTTAGAACCATTTTCTCGTATTAATCCCTGCGGTTATGCAGGTATGCGGATGACCCAATTAAGTGATTTTATTGGTGATGTCGATTTTGATGATTTAATTAAACGAGTAATAGCACAATTTGTTAACAAACTAGCCTATAGCCAAGTTAATTATCTTTCAGTCAAAGAATAA
- the tdeA gene encoding toxin/drug exporter TdeA — MKPTKLLILPLILSSLVMGCATTNNPDQQLQQRLQLTQQIIDRYQIDSNWWTIYGDNELNKLIELALANNIDFAQSAINVNKALYQANLIGEDLVPSFSGGASGSASKNIKQGGDSNRTVGGNLSLSYELDLWQKIADTASAKEWEYKATVQDLETARLSLINNVVDAYYQLVYLNEAIAVTEQSIKNYQQISALVSFKYQYGKVSALDPAQATQSVLGANNNLIDLKNQQKTAEQTLRNLLNLKPEDKLTINYPSLLGLTLPEVDLNVPLSVLANRPDLKAAEYRLEEASLNKQATDKSWYPTITLGAAINSSSDKVNTAFNVPFASGNVSIDLPFLQWNKIRWNIKLSEAEYESIRLSFEQSLTTALNEVDTYYYSYSRTKDTLDNTEEKYKYDQQISQYYDDRYQQGAGEISDWLNALNTETNSKISLINNRYKLIQYENMLYKAMAGRYHIQ, encoded by the coding sequence ATGAAACCAACTAAACTACTGATACTACCTCTTATCCTATCCAGTCTTGTAATGGGCTGTGCTACCACTAACAACCCTGATCAACAATTGCAACAAAGGCTACAACTTACTCAACAAATAATAGATCGCTACCAAATAGATAGCAATTGGTGGACTATCTATGGTGATAATGAGCTTAATAAGCTGATTGAGTTAGCCTTAGCCAATAATATTGATTTTGCCCAAAGTGCTATTAATGTTAATAAAGCCCTTTACCAAGCCAACCTGATAGGTGAAGACTTAGTACCTAGTTTTTCTGGAGGAGCTAGTGGTTCAGCCAGTAAAAATATCAAACAAGGTGGTGATAGCAATAGAACTGTGGGTGGTAACTTATCCTTAAGTTATGAGTTAGATTTATGGCAAAAAATAGCTGATACAGCTAGTGCTAAAGAATGGGAATATAAAGCCACTGTACAAGATTTGGAAACAGCAAGACTAAGTTTAATAAATAATGTGGTAGATGCTTACTATCAGCTTGTTTACCTTAATGAAGCCATTGCTGTTACTGAGCAAAGTATCAAGAACTACCAACAAATTAGTGCGTTAGTTAGCTTTAAATACCAATATGGTAAAGTGTCAGCTTTAGACCCTGCACAAGCAACTCAGTCTGTTTTGGGTGCTAACAACAATTTAATTGACTTAAAAAATCAACAAAAGACTGCAGAACAGACACTGCGAAACTTATTAAATTTAAAGCCAGAAGATAAGCTCACTATTAACTACCCTAGCCTGCTTGGTTTAACCTTACCAGAGGTTGATCTTAATGTTCCATTATCTGTGCTAGCTAATAGACCTGATCTAAAAGCTGCTGAGTATAGACTGGAAGAAGCATCACTCAATAAACAAGCTACAGATAAAAGCTGGTATCCTACCATTACCCTAGGTGCAGCTATTAATTCATCTTCTGATAAGGTTAACACTGCCTTTAATGTTCCCTTTGCCTCTGGTAATGTCAGTATTGATCTGCCTTTTCTACAATGGAACAAAATAAGATGGAATATAAAACTATCAGAAGCAGAATATGAGTCTATACGTCTTTCTTTTGAGCAAAGCCTAACCACAGCACTTAATGAGGTAGATACTTATTATTACTCTTATTCTAGAACTAAAGATACTTTAGATAATACTGAGGAAAAATATAAGTACGATCAGCAAATTAGCCAATATTATGATGATAGATACCAACAGGGGGCAGGTGAAATTTCAGATTGGCTTAATGCCCTCAATACTGAAACTAACTCAAAGATATCTCTAATCAACAACAGATACAAACTGATACAATATGAAAATATGCTTTATAAAGCTATGGCTGGACGCTACCACATACAGTAA